The Lysinibacillus irui sequence CTGCAATGCGATCACACATATAATTCACGACATTTAGATCATGTGAGATAAATATATAGGTTAAGCCGAAATCTCTCTGTAAATCTTTTAATAGATTGATAACCTGTGCTTGGACGGAAACATCTAACGCTGAAACAGGTTCATCACATACAACAATATCTGGATTGAGTGCAAGGGCACGAGCAATATTAATGCGTTGTCTTTGACCACCCGAAAATTCATGTGGATGACGTTTTGCATGGTATGCACTTAATCCCACTGTTTCAAGTAATTCAATGACACGCTTTTTGCGTGATGCTTCATCACCCATACCATGGATGACTAAAGGCTCTGCAATGAGATATTCAATTGTTTTACGAGGATCCAGTGATGCATAAGGATTTTGGAAAACCATTTGTATCGATTTTCGGGCAGAACGGATATCCTTTGTATTTAAACTAGCTAAATCTGTTCCCTTAAACTCCACGACTCCCTCCGTTGGTGAAATCAGCTGGTTGATTAAACGGGCAACCGTTGATTTACCACAACCCGACTCGCCAACAATCCCAAGTGTCTCTCCTTTATATAACTCAAAACTTACGCCATCTACTGCTTTCACAAATTGAGTCGATTTTTTAAA is a genomic window containing:
- a CDS encoding ABC transporter ATP-binding protein, which produces MQQHNELVLKVSNLKKHFPIKSSIPFKKSTQFVKAVDGVSFELYKGETLGIVGESGCGKSTVARLINQLISPTEGVVEFKGTDLASLNTKDIRSARKSIQMVFQNPYASLDPRKTIEYLIAEPLVIHGMGDEASRKKRVIELLETVGLSAYHAKRHPHEFSGGQRQRINIARALALNPDIVVCDEPVSALDVSVQAQVINLLKDLQRDFGLTYIFISHDLNVVNYMCDRIAVMYLGKIVEIGTYKEIYESPQHPYTQALLSAIPKENPFDSKERIILSGDVPSPVNPPSGCAFHKRCRFATEKCAKVQPTLDTVTATHQVSCHLFKSIQQEVSSI